The following proteins come from a genomic window of Panicum hallii strain FIL2 chromosome 8, PHallii_v3.1, whole genome shotgun sequence:
- the LOC112902342 gene encoding probable serine/threonine-protein kinase PBL26 has protein sequence MPVASSMMGSFGCCPSEYDRSGQATMKSDVYSFGVVLVQLISGRRAVDTSKPVTEQNVVTWVRELYALRSLGMIQILYDAVAVTEILVKRGHVKNRFQITINLVECFVRLNFYRY, from the coding sequence ATGCCGGTGGCCTCGTCCATGATGGGCTCCTTCGGCTGCTGCCCGTCGGAGTACGACCGGAGCGGGCAGGCCACCATGAAGTCCGACGTGTACAGCTTCGGGGTGGTGCTCGTGCAGCTCATCTCCGGGAGGAGGGCCGTCGACACCAGCAAGCCTGTGACCGAGCAGAACGTGGTCACCTGGGTAAGGGAACTATACGCACTTCGATCTCTTGGCATGATACAGATTCTCTATGATGCGGTAGCAGTTACTGAAATTTTAGTTAAGAGGGGTCATGTAAAGAACAGGTTCCAAATCACGATCAACCTTGTTGAATGTTTTGTTCGATTAAATTTCTACCGTTACTAG